In Carnobacterium sp. CP1, the following are encoded in one genomic region:
- a CDS encoding ABC transporter permease, translating into MHAKPNWLQTISQSYQEASQQRIIALGLGLLSFPFQLLVLIRYLLKNRLSELHAVEKKIKRTFEESGAAAALKENLLNQEKRKADFLQQNSSKAQMEKRVNELYQTAYQKELKERTLAYYQESTSEQPSFLNETVKWLQQPLGFVLSLFLGLPMYVLLLIVSIPTLRYIVDRLIMMVFVIIGVTIIVFTLLYLSPSDSATNILGVQATPEQIINFNAVHGLDDPYLIQLGRTIKGIFTFDLGNAFEGNERVVTMIMRRFPVTLQLTLFALALSVVVALPAGIYAAVKANTTFDHLFMLIALIGISIPSFWQGLIFILTFSINLGWLPATYNADNLVSLIMPAVVLGTGLMASVARMTRSSTLEVINEDYILTARAKGLSTRRVILRHAVPNALIPIVTIIGLQFGGMLGGSSVTEKVFNINGVGSYIVDKQFVPDIPSVMGGVIYIAVILSMVNVFIDLLYSFIDPRIRSRIKSGR; encoded by the coding sequence ATGCACGCCAAACCAAATTGGCTGCAAACGATCAGTCAATCTTATCAAGAAGCTTCTCAGCAACGCATTATTGCCTTGGGTTTAGGTTTGCTCAGCTTCCCGTTTCAACTGCTCGTGCTCATCCGCTACTTACTAAAGAATCGCTTATCTGAATTACACGCTGTGGAGAAAAAAATCAAACGAACATTTGAAGAAAGCGGTGCGGCAGCGGCTTTAAAGGAAAACCTTCTGAACCAAGAAAAACGAAAGGCTGATTTTCTGCAGCAAAACAGCTCGAAAGCACAGATGGAAAAAAGAGTGAATGAACTTTATCAGACGGCTTATCAAAAAGAACTAAAGGAGCGTACATTGGCTTATTACCAAGAATCAACTAGCGAGCAGCCCAGTTTCTTGAATGAAACCGTCAAATGGCTGCAGCAGCCGCTGGGTTTTGTTTTGTCTCTATTTCTGGGCTTGCCTATGTATGTACTCTTGTTGATCGTCTCTATTCCTACGTTGCGCTACATTGTTGATCGCTTAATTATGATGGTGTTCGTTATTATCGGCGTTACCATTATCGTCTTTACTTTATTGTACTTATCGCCTTCAGATTCAGCGACAAACATTTTAGGAGTACAAGCAACGCCTGAACAAATTATCAACTTTAATGCTGTTCATGGCTTAGATGATCCTTATCTGATCCAGTTGGGCCGAACCATCAAAGGTATTTTCACATTTGATCTAGGCAATGCTTTTGAAGGAAATGAACGTGTTGTAACAATGATCATGCGTCGCTTCCCAGTCACTTTACAATTGACTTTATTCGCCTTGGCGCTTTCCGTTGTAGTTGCTCTCCCTGCTGGAATTTATGCAGCGGTTAAAGCTAACACAACGTTTGACCATCTTTTTATGTTGATTGCTTTGATCGGAATATCCATTCCTAGTTTCTGGCAAGGATTGATCTTTATTTTGACATTCTCTATCAACTTAGGGTGGCTGCCGGCTACTTACAATGCGGACAATCTGGTTTCTCTTATTATGCCAGCCGTTGTTCTGGGAACGGGCTTGATGGCTTCGGTTGCGCGAATGACCCGTTCATCGACACTGGAAGTCATCAATGAAGATTACATTTTGACAGCCCGAGCTAAAGGCCTGTCAACTAGAAGAGTTATTCTGCGGCATGCCGTACCAAACGCTTTGATTCCGATCGTTACGATTATTGGCTTACAGTTTGGCGGAATGCTGGGCGGCTCCTCTGTGACGGAAAAAGTATTTAATATCAATGGTGTAGGGAGCTATATTGTCGATAAACAGTTTGTTCCAGATATCCCAAGTGTTATGGGCGGCGTTATTTATATCGCCGTTATCTTATCGATGGTCAATGTCTTTATTGACTTACTTTACAGCTTTATTGATCCACGAATTCGTTCTCGGATCAAAAGCGGACGATGA
- a CDS encoding ABC transporter permease, with translation MKSYQTNLVYQQIRFNNGLTWGYAVLWVLLSIQFQPFGFKPVILGIGVLNVLVSLVHQWLLQMVKKDDFHAEIKLPSVKILSVVMLFSLLIGNIFAFISGIITLKKTLTTSLIYAIYMVLVDVLVIAVTALNVFKPFVSNTFLPLFYLMIASLIFHSFVLAFGQRWFDWQPTVQKITLLILALTGLTGNILVFFVAASLYQNNKPDHIGKRQTSIREKLIKNQAALLGLLFITFLIMLAVTCNWTFSYSFAVQNDYSSILKSPSLRYPFGTDNYGRDVFSRIIFGTQISLSVGLIATAIPLVVGGVLGAISGFYGRTTDNVIMRLLDVLYAIPGMLLAITIIAAFGASTTNLVIALSLGSIPSYARTMRANVMQVSNLEYIESARALGQTNGRIISRHVIPNAMAPMIVRSTLTIGTAVISTSSLSYLGLGVEAHIPEWGNILRIGSQYLETSPYLAIYPGLAIILLVLSFNFLGDGIRDATDPKLN, from the coding sequence GTGAAATCATACCAAACAAATTTGGTTTACCAACAAATCCGCTTCAACAATGGATTGACTTGGGGGTATGCCGTATTATGGGTACTGCTGAGCATTCAATTTCAGCCGTTTGGATTTAAACCGGTGATTCTAGGAATAGGTGTTTTAAATGTACTCGTCAGTTTAGTACACCAATGGTTACTCCAAATGGTCAAAAAAGACGATTTCCATGCTGAAATAAAACTTCCTTCAGTTAAAATCCTTTCAGTGGTCATGCTCTTTAGTCTTTTGATTGGAAATATCTTTGCTTTTATTTCAGGAATCATCACGCTGAAAAAAACACTAACGACTAGCCTGATTTATGCTATTTATATGGTGTTGGTAGATGTACTCGTCATTGCTGTGACGGCATTGAATGTGTTCAAACCGTTTGTATCGAACACTTTTTTACCGCTCTTTTATCTGATGATTGCTTCTCTGATTTTCCATAGCTTCGTTTTAGCCTTTGGACAAAGATGGTTTGACTGGCAGCCAACGGTTCAAAAAATAACGTTGCTCATACTGGCGCTGACCGGTCTTACAGGGAACATACTTGTCTTTTTTGTCGCAGCTTCTTTGTATCAAAATAATAAACCCGACCACATAGGGAAACGTCAAACCAGTATTCGCGAAAAGTTGATCAAAAATCAAGCCGCTTTGCTTGGACTGCTGTTCATTACTTTTTTGATCATGCTGGCGGTTACCTGTAATTGGACGTTTAGTTATTCTTTTGCGGTTCAAAATGACTACAGCTCGATTTTGAAAAGTCCTTCTTTACGTTATCCTTTTGGCACGGATAATTATGGACGCGATGTTTTTTCAAGAATTATTTTCGGCACACAAATTTCGTTGTCTGTCGGTTTGATCGCAACCGCCATTCCTTTAGTCGTTGGCGGCGTTTTAGGCGCAATATCTGGTTTTTACGGCCGTACGACCGACAACGTAATCATGCGATTATTGGATGTGCTTTACGCCATTCCCGGCATGCTGTTAGCCATTACGATCATAGCGGCATTTGGCGCTTCAACAACGAACTTAGTCATTGCATTAAGTTTAGGCTCGATTCCATCTTATGCTAGAACGATGCGAGCCAATGTCATGCAAGTCAGCAATTTGGAATACATTGAATCAGCTCGGGCTTTGGGACAAACTAACGGCCGGATCATTTCAAGGCATGTTATCCCGAATGCGATGGCTCCAATGATCGTTCGTTCAACGTTAACAATCGGAACGGCCGTTATTTCGACAAGCAGTTTAAGTTATCTTGGACTCGGGGTTGAAGCTCACATTCCAGAGTGGGGAAATATTTTAAGGATCGGCAGCCAATACTTAGAGACTAGTCCGTATTTGGCGATCTATCCAGGGTTAGCGATTATCCTGCTGGTTTTATCGTTTAATTTCTTGGGCGATGGTATCCGAGATGCCACCGATCCAAAATTGAATTAA
- a CDS encoding ABC transporter substrate-binding protein codes for MKKRLLSLLTLTAGVVLLAACGVQTEDQASNGNSASTSETTEKNTIELLGTSSNETDMNIVRDQLIKNGFDVKLNTQPDYASFQTQKEAGNYDLAISSWTTVTGNPDYAVRSLFITDGDNSSMSNSEVDALIDEAALQTADEYTQTYKGLEDVLVTENAYIAPLYTSLKAQAFNSELLKPDSIRLSKSRAFAWENVQFNDTALNDTESLLLTQTMGDLTSLDPIKGNDGSINQLNTNMYVRLVNLTDDDKVVSDGSLSYNHAIADGNSDYYFILRDDINFAAVEDGQAVDTGKMVSGQDAIFSLNRAKNPNSVPDHRTYSLHEHIDSASLVTDLTELENAQLSDGSGSVKEALEAGLEAPIAAVVEDAEQVDNASGNYQVIKMTTTEPFPQVLNYLAHQSAGIVSQEQVESINTYDIENFDITTDIPYGDQRTVTKGETYDNHLYASGPYIMIQKDDYAATFQKNPAYMAGTENEAQIANVTVRFIGDADSALSALRSGEIHLLYGLDETKYDVVEGEDSLTLQSMPSNGVTYMLFNTNGRDVSDSADLRKSILYSINQDEISSAYDGLKLKAYSTVSPLVDTGNELVADPAKVEEFYQNYLDSAK; via the coding sequence ATGAAAAAACGATTATTATCTCTACTAACTCTTACAGCTGGTGTGGTTTTATTAGCAGCTTGTGGTGTTCAAACAGAAGACCAAGCGAGCAACGGCAACTCTGCTTCAACTAGTGAAACAACGGAAAAAAATACGATTGAACTATTAGGCACTTCAAGCAATGAAACCGACATGAATATCGTCAGAGATCAATTGATCAAAAATGGCTTCGATGTAAAATTGAATACTCAGCCGGACTATGCTAGTTTCCAAACCCAAAAAGAAGCTGGTAATTATGATCTAGCGATCTCAAGCTGGACAACTGTAACCGGAAATCCTGACTATGCTGTGCGTTCTTTATTTATTACAGACGGCGATAACAGCAGCATGTCAAACAGCGAAGTAGATGCTTTGATTGATGAAGCAGCTCTGCAAACTGCTGATGAGTATACTCAAACGTATAAAGGATTAGAAGATGTCTTAGTTACTGAAAATGCTTATATCGCCCCGCTTTATACTTCTTTAAAAGCTCAAGCATTTAACAGCGAACTCTTAAAGCCTGATTCTATTCGTTTGTCAAAATCGCGTGCTTTTGCTTGGGAAAACGTGCAATTTAACGACACGGCTTTGAACGATACAGAATCCCTGCTGTTGACGCAAACGATGGGAGATTTGACTTCATTAGACCCTATCAAAGGCAATGACGGATCGATTAATCAATTGAATACGAATATGTATGTCCGCTTAGTGAACTTAACAGATGATGACAAAGTTGTTTCTGATGGCTCTTTAAGTTACAACCACGCAATCGCAGACGGCAACTCGGATTACTACTTCATTTTACGCGATGATATTAATTTTGCAGCCGTTGAAGATGGACAAGCTGTCGATACTGGTAAAATGGTCAGTGGTCAAGATGCTATTTTCTCATTAAACCGCGCAAAAAATCCGAATTCTGTACCAGACCACCGGACGTACAGTTTACATGAGCACATCGACTCGGCTAGCTTGGTTACAGATCTTACTGAACTTGAAAATGCTCAGTTGTCTGACGGCAGCGGGTCTGTCAAAGAAGCTTTAGAAGCTGGTTTAGAAGCTCCTATTGCTGCAGTTGTAGAAGATGCAGAACAAGTTGATAATGCTTCAGGAAATTACCAAGTGATCAAAATGACCACAACAGAACCTTTCCCGCAAGTCTTAAACTACTTGGCGCACCAATCTGCAGGAATCGTGTCACAAGAACAAGTTGAAAGCATCAACACATACGATATCGAAAACTTTGATATCACTACTGATATCCCTTACGGAGACCAACGGACCGTAACAAAAGGCGAAACATATGACAATCATTTGTATGCCAGCGGTCCTTACATCATGATCCAAAAAGACGACTATGCCGCAACTTTCCAAAAAAATCCGGCTTATATGGCTGGAACAGAAAACGAAGCACAGATTGCTAATGTGACGGTTCGTTTTATCGGAGATGCGGATAGTGCCCTATCTGCTTTACGTTCTGGTGAAATCCACTTATTGTATGGATTAGATGAAACAAAATATGACGTTGTTGAAGGCGAAGACAGCTTAACATTACAAAGTATGCCAAGTAATGGTGTAACGTACATGTTGTTCAATACCAATGGACGGGATGTTTCTGATAGTGCCGATTTGCGTAAATCGATTCTTTACTCCATCAACCAAGATGAAATCAGTTCTGCTTACGATGGTTTGAAATTAAAAGCTTACTCGACTGTTAGTCCGTTAGTCGACACTGGAAATGAGTTAGTAGCCGATCCAGCTAAAGTAGAAGAATTCTATCAAAATTATTTAGATTCAGCAAAATAA
- a CDS encoding Gfo/Idh/MocA family protein, giving the protein MKQDGMNYAPKGKPNPVVEPGEFNFAVTALDHGHINGMTNGLLEAGATLKWVYDPDPEKVAAYQEQFPEAAVAESLEAILADPAVQLVAAAVIPNLRSEMGNRVMRAGKDYFTDKTAFTTMAQLEETKKVVAETGRKFFVYFSERLHVEGAVFAGQLIKDGKIGEVIQVTGFGPHRLDKDIRPDWFFKKEQYGGILCDIGSHQIEQFLYYTGNENAEVLHSKVGNYANPDTPELEDYGDATFLGDNGATFIFKVDWFTPDGLSTWGDGRTFITGTKGTIEVRKYLDVAREETGDHLYLVTAEGEEHYSLTGEVGFPFFGEMIKDCINRTEKAMTQEHIFKAQELCLISQEKAMVIPTKK; this is encoded by the coding sequence ATGAAGCAAGACGGAATGAACTATGCACCAAAAGGCAAGCCAAATCCAGTAGTTGAACCCGGTGAGTTTAATTTTGCCGTAACAGCTTTGGATCACGGACATATCAATGGGATGACCAATGGATTGCTGGAAGCAGGAGCAACATTAAAATGGGTCTATGACCCAGATCCAGAAAAAGTAGCCGCTTATCAAGAACAATTTCCTGAAGCGGCAGTAGCGGAATCATTAGAAGCCATTCTTGCGGATCCAGCGGTTCAATTAGTTGCAGCTGCCGTTATTCCAAATTTACGCAGTGAGATGGGCAATCGAGTGATGCGGGCCGGAAAAGATTATTTTACGGATAAAACAGCTTTCACAACGATGGCGCAATTGGAAGAAACTAAAAAAGTTGTTGCTGAAACAGGCCGCAAGTTTTTTGTTTACTTTAGTGAACGCCTGCATGTTGAAGGAGCAGTTTTTGCAGGACAATTGATCAAAGACGGTAAAATTGGAGAAGTCATTCAAGTGACCGGTTTTGGTCCACATCGTTTGGACAAAGACATACGCCCAGACTGGTTCTTTAAGAAAGAACAATATGGCGGAATCTTGTGCGACATCGGCAGCCACCAAATTGAACAGTTCTTGTATTATACCGGCAATGAAAATGCTGAAGTTCTGCACAGTAAAGTCGGAAACTATGCTAATCCCGACACTCCTGAACTGGAAGATTATGGAGATGCAACATTCCTAGGCGACAATGGAGCAACTTTCATCTTTAAAGTCGATTGGTTTACACCAGATGGCTTAAGCACTTGGGGAGATGGCCGAACATTTATTACGGGGACTAAAGGAACGATTGAAGTTCGCAAATACCTTGATGTAGCGCGTGAAGAAACCGGCGATCATTTGTATTTGGTTACTGCAGAAGGAGAGGAACATTATTCTCTAACGGGAGAAGTAGGCTTCCCATTCTTTGGCGAAATGATCAAAGACTGTATCAACCGTACTGAAAAGGCTATGACACAAGAGCATATTTTTAAAGCTCAAGAGTTGTGCTTGATTTCGCAAGAAAAAGCAATGGTTATTCCAACAAAAAAATAA
- a CDS encoding AraC family ligand binding domain-containing protein: protein MKGYSKKPHKMNYQLSLVAFSHIKGQAKDLEFHSHQHYELYFFHGRECKYLINNQIYDLKPGDMLFLDGLDLHKAHVTGNKELYVGMLPFDAMASLEKVIEFCHEANDVAKKLAEHGIKLYYHNHHIELKKYDGKYLLDIIREEAPLLGFELDVHWVQRGGKNPVSVLKDYAGKVDLVHLKDYRVASIPPEAFDALKEGDYETFMTAFANIIQFAELGQGSLDLPEIIEQSIASGTRYLLVEQDDQYGRDPFDCLITSRDYLYNAGYKNLF from the coding sequence AGCGAAAGATTTAGAGTTTCATTCTCACCAACACTATGAACTTTATTTTTTTCATGGAAGAGAATGCAAATATTTGATCAATAATCAGATATATGATTTAAAACCTGGAGACATGTTGTTTTTAGATGGTTTGGATTTGCATAAAGCACATGTAACGGGCAATAAAGAGTTATACGTCGGTATGCTGCCTTTTGATGCGATGGCTTCTTTAGAAAAAGTCATCGAATTCTGTCATGAAGCAAACGATGTAGCTAAGAAATTAGCCGAACATGGGATAAAATTGTATTACCACAATCATCACATCGAATTAAAAAAATACGATGGAAAATATTTGTTGGATATTATCCGTGAAGAAGCTCCTTTATTAGGTTTTGAATTGGATGTCCACTGGGTACAACGCGGCGGTAAAAACCCGGTTTCTGTATTAAAAGACTATGCTGGAAAAGTAGATCTAGTGCATTTGAAAGATTATCGAGTCGCTAGTATCCCTCCGGAAGCTTTTGATGCTTTAAAAGAAGGGGACTACGAAACCTTTATGACGGCATTTGCCAATATCATTCAATTTGCGGAATTAGGCCAAGGCAGTTTAGATTTGCCAGAGATCATTGAACAAAGTATCGCCAGTGGAACACGTTATTTATTGGTGGAGCAAGATGATCAATATGGACGCGACCCATTCGACTGTTTGATTACTTCACGCGATTATTTGTACAACGCAGGCTACAAAAACTTATTTTAA